One segment of Falco biarmicus isolate bFalBia1 chromosome 12, bFalBia1.pri, whole genome shotgun sequence DNA contains the following:
- the NRXN1 gene encoding neurexin-1 isoform X21: MDMRWHCENSQTTDDILVASAECPSDDEDIDPCEPSSGGLANPTRAGGGREYPGSSEVIRESSSTTGMVVGIVAAAALCILILLYAMYKYRNRDEGSYHVDESRNYISNSAQSNGAVIKEKQPNSAKSTNKNKKNKDKEYYV; this comes from the exons acCACAGATGACATCCTGGTGGCCTCGGCTGAATGTCCTAGCGATGATGAGGACATCGATCCCTGTGAGCCGAGCTCAGGTGGGTTAG CAAATCCtaccagggcaggaggaggaagggagtaCCCTGGCTCGTCCGAGGTGATCCGTGAATCCAGCAGCACAACAGGCATGGTAGTTGGGATCGTGGCAGCAGCGGCGCTGTGTATCCTCATTCTCCTGTATGCTATGTACAAGTACAGGAATCGAGATGAAGGATCGTATCACGTAGATGAGAGTCGAAACTACATCAGTAACTCAGCACAATCCAATGGGGCTGTGATCAAGGAAAAACAGCCCAACAGCGCTAAAAGTaccaacaaaaacaagaaaaataaggatAAGGAGTACTATGTCTGA
- the NRXN1 gene encoding neurexin-1 isoform X22, whose amino-acid sequence MDMRWHCENSQTTDDILVASAECPSDDEDIDPCEPSSANPTRAGGGREYPGSSEVIRESSSTTGMVVGIVAAAALCILILLYAMYKYRNRDEGSYHVDESRNYISNSAQSNGAVIKEKQPNSAKSTNKNKKNKDKEYYV is encoded by the exons acCACAGATGACATCCTGGTGGCCTCGGCTGAATGTCCTAGCGATGATGAGGACATCGATCCCTGTGAGCCGAGCTCAG CAAATCCtaccagggcaggaggaggaagggagtaCCCTGGCTCGTCCGAGGTGATCCGTGAATCCAGCAGCACAACAGGCATGGTAGTTGGGATCGTGGCAGCAGCGGCGCTGTGTATCCTCATTCTCCTGTATGCTATGTACAAGTACAGGAATCGAGATGAAGGATCGTATCACGTAGATGAGAGTCGAAACTACATCAGTAACTCAGCACAATCCAATGGGGCTGTGATCAAGGAAAAACAGCCCAACAGCGCTAAAAGTaccaacaaaaacaagaaaaataaggatAAGGAGTACTATGTCTGA